A stretch of Hyalangium gracile DNA encodes these proteins:
- a CDS encoding YcaO-like family protein: MLPTNQVLVSQVFQARLAQAMGVTRVARVTGLDRTGVEVACAVRPGGHVLQVCNGKGLSFEGAALGALFETAELWAAEHVSPGRLVWGSRSELDGRNAGAWSAEALGSAGRMVDPRLWGDSVRCAWRQATELHTGRSVWVPAQGVHCPPAGSVALGPVCVAWTSNGSGAHPDARRALLHALLEATERDQLARALPGGWTEEAVRRRMLGPVVLGRGAPRAAELARALRERGFGVYLFDATPTSRTPGAVGLPVAAAVLVDQEEGPVPLTAGYACALGRDEALLRALLEAAQSRLTDIHGAREDVSAVDREAARGFARVCASVRSKRRAEDMPDFSADSGSPVRGVRRVLNQLRRAGFTQVAAVTLDAPMPGLHVRRVVVPGMRISELL; encoded by the coding sequence GTGCTTCCTACCAACCAAGTCCTTGTCTCACAGGTGTTCCAGGCGCGACTGGCCCAGGCCATGGGCGTCACCCGGGTAGCGCGGGTGACGGGGCTGGACCGGACGGGCGTGGAGGTGGCGTGCGCCGTGCGTCCGGGAGGCCATGTGCTCCAGGTCTGCAATGGCAAGGGGCTCTCCTTCGAGGGCGCGGCCCTGGGGGCGCTCTTCGAGACCGCGGAGCTGTGGGCCGCGGAGCATGTGTCCCCCGGCCGGCTGGTGTGGGGCTCGCGCTCCGAGTTGGACGGGCGCAACGCGGGGGCCTGGAGCGCCGAGGCGCTGGGCTCGGCCGGGAGGATGGTGGACCCACGGCTGTGGGGGGACTCGGTGCGGTGTGCCTGGCGGCAGGCCACGGAGCTGCACACGGGGCGGTCGGTGTGGGTGCCGGCCCAGGGGGTGCACTGTCCTCCCGCGGGCTCGGTGGCGCTGGGGCCGGTGTGCGTGGCGTGGACGAGCAACGGCTCGGGAGCGCACCCGGACGCGCGGCGTGCGCTGCTGCACGCGCTGCTGGAGGCCACGGAGCGGGACCAGCTCGCGCGCGCGCTGCCGGGCGGGTGGACGGAGGAGGCGGTGCGGCGGCGGATGCTGGGGCCGGTGGTGCTGGGGCGGGGGGCGCCTCGGGCGGCGGAGCTGGCCCGCGCGCTGCGGGAGCGGGGTTTCGGCGTGTACCTCTTCGATGCGACGCCCACGTCGCGGACGCCCGGCGCGGTGGGGCTGCCCGTGGCGGCGGCGGTGCTGGTGGACCAGGAGGAGGGGCCGGTGCCGCTGACGGCGGGGTATGCGTGCGCGCTCGGGAGGGATGAGGCGCTGCTGCGCGCCCTGCTGGAGGCGGCCCAGTCGCGGCTCACGGACATCCACGGCGCGCGGGAGGATGTGTCGGCGGTGGATCGCGAGGCGGCGCGCGGCTTTGCTCGCGTCTGCGCCTCGGTGCGCTCCAAGCGCCGGGCCGAGGACATGCCGGACTTCTCGGCGGACAGCGGCTCGCCGGTCCGAGGGGTGCGGCGCGTGCTGAACCAGCTTCGGCGCGCGGGCTTCACGCAGGTGGCCGCCGTCACGCTCGATGCACCGATGCCCGGACTGCACGTGCGGCGGGTGGTGGTGCCGGGCATGCGCATCTCGGAGCTCCTATGA